One Candidatus Krumholzibacteriia bacterium DNA segment encodes these proteins:
- a CDS encoding right-handed parallel beta-helix repeat-containing protein, with protein MGRSLVHVRWLRPRYALAALLCAFLPGTVSGLEIIVAPSGGAFTTVAAGIVAARPGDTVTVRAGTYNEAVVFPLSGSPVAGSITLQGEPGAILDGTGRSGAGITISNRNYIRVVGLTVRNFRSGTPMGISVEGSSSFIELRNNLIHNIERPNGNAHGIAFYGTAATPMTNIVVEGNEIRNCQLGQSESLVLNGNIDGFSVAGNTVHDNDNIGIDFIGFEGTGPAAQDQARNGVCVDNLVYNITSATNPTYGGDRSAGGIYVDGGRDIVIERNTVDNCDIGIEVASEHSGKAASNITVRNNFIARGYLGNILMGGYAADRGMAQNVVVVNNTTYQGALGEIELQYNCDRITIKNNILNARSGQPYISNSGGNNTNVLVECDIYFGASNTSPGAFPDARARFVNPLLVGPFADLHLQAGSPAIDAGIDLGNDSHGQPLSGATDIDGGTRLRGGTIDIGAHEHPSVTAVLAMRWWAEWATDGIRVVWEVGGARASEFRVERSEVGSDGLWTRPLTERSVDGGAVMELDRSASPEREYWYRLVAAAGRETTVIGTPIRVASLSSPDFRLLEVVPSPGRDPVRIAFTLRRAATIEIDVFDVRGRRLVSLGGGEWPAGRQEVVWDGRTRSGELAPAGLYLVRCVYPGGQDRRTIVRLR; from the coding sequence ATGGGTCGATCACTTGTTCACGTTCGCTGGTTGCGCCCCCGGTACGCTCTGGCGGCCTTGCTTTGTGCCTTCCTTCCGGGGACTGTCTCGGGCCTGGAAATCATCGTGGCGCCCTCCGGCGGGGCTTTCACCACGGTCGCGGCGGGTATCGTCGCCGCCCGGCCCGGAGACACGGTCACGGTGCGCGCCGGGACCTACAACGAAGCCGTCGTCTTCCCCCTCAGCGGCTCGCCCGTCGCTGGATCCATCACCCTGCAGGGCGAGCCCGGGGCCATCCTGGATGGCACCGGGAGGTCCGGAGCGGGCATCACCATCAGCAACAGGAATTACATCCGAGTCGTCGGGTTGACGGTGCGGAACTTCCGTTCCGGCACCCCCATGGGGATCAGTGTCGAAGGAAGCTCGAGTTTCATCGAGCTCCGAAACAACCTCATCCACAACATCGAGAGGCCCAACGGCAACGCCCATGGCATCGCCTTCTACGGCACTGCGGCCACCCCCATGACGAACATCGTCGTCGAAGGCAACGAGATCCGGAACTGCCAGCTCGGCCAGAGTGAGTCCTTGGTGCTGAACGGCAATATCGACGGGTTCAGCGTGGCCGGGAACACCGTCCACGACAACGACAACATCGGGATCGACTTCATCGGCTTCGAGGGCACGGGCCCGGCCGCCCAGGATCAGGCCCGCAACGGAGTCTGCGTGGACAACCTGGTGTACAACATCACCTCGGCCACGAACCCGACGTACGGTGGGGACAGATCCGCCGGCGGCATCTACGTGGACGGCGGCCGCGATATCGTCATCGAACGCAACACGGTCGACAACTGCGACATCGGCATCGAAGTCGCCAGCGAGCACAGCGGCAAGGCAGCCAGCAACATCACGGTGCGCAACAATTTCATTGCGCGGGGCTACCTGGGCAACATCCTCATGGGAGGCTACGCCGCAGATCGAGGCATGGCGCAGAACGTGGTGGTGGTCAACAACACCACCTACCAGGGCGCCCTGGGCGAGATCGAGCTGCAGTACAACTGCGACCGGATCACCATCAAGAACAACATCCTCAACGCCAGGTCCGGCCAGCCATACATCTCGAATAGCGGTGGCAACAACACCAATGTCCTCGTGGAGTGCGACATCTACTTCGGCGCGAGCAACACCTCGCCGGGAGCCTTCCCGGACGCCCGTGCGCGGTTCGTCAACCCGCTCCTCGTCGGCCCGTTCGCGGATCTGCACCTGCAGGCGGGTTCGCCCGCGATCGACGCGGGAATCGACCTGGGCAACGACTCCCACGGCCAGCCCCTCTCGGGCGCTACGGATATCGATGGAGGGACGCGCCTCCGGGGGGGCACCATCGACATCGGCGCCCACGAGCACCCCAGCGTCACCGCAGTGCTGGCCATGCGTTGGTGGGCGGAATGGGCGACCGACGGGATCCGTGTGGTGTGGGAGGTAGGTGGGGCAAGGGCGTCCGAGTTCCGGGTGGAGCGGTCCGAGGTGGGGAGCGACGGGCTGTGGACTCGGCCGCTGACGGAGCGGTCAGTCGACGGCGGAGCCGTCATGGAACTCGATCGGAGCGCGTCGCCGGAGCGAGAGTACTGGTACCGGTTGGTGGCCGCGGCGGGCCGCGAGACCACAGTGATCGGCACGCCGATCCGGGTAGCGTCCCTCTCGTCGCCGGACTTCCGGCTGCTCGAGGTCGTTCCAAGTCCAGGGCGGGACCCGGTACGGATCGCGTTCACGTTGAGGCGCGCGGCGACGATCGAGATCGACGTCTTCGACGTGCGGGGCCGGAGACTGGTTTCCCTCGGCGGCGGGGAATGGCCGGCGGGCAGGCAGGAGGTGGTGTGGGATGGCCGGACACGCAGTGGGGAGCTTGCACCGGCCGGCCTGTACCTGGTCCGGTGCGTCTACCCCGGCGGGCAGGATCGCCGGACCATCGTTCGGCTCCGTTAG
- a CDS encoding HAD-IG family 5'-nucleotidase, giving the protein MAYQRSQSNHASLLELQAGEKQIPYARRVFVNRNLKMASIRAIGFDMDHTLAVYRKLPTETLAFEATRDKLIAEKGYPESIASLQYDPHLIIRGLVVDKLLGNVLKTDQYSYVVRLYHGTRQVPKEERRRLYRNRPIRLSSPKYMSIDTLFGLPEATLFALLVDHLEARSRRRLDFVQIYDDVRECIDRAHADGTIKRAIVAAPGHYIERHPELAPTLAAFRDQGKKLFLLTNSEPHFTQQVMSHLLDGALRTLPSWTDYFTAVVMSAGKPGFFRAVKRPRPLRRAELRAAGLPGGHLPPMLAGGGARGLEALIEHAGEEILYVGDHTFGDILRAKAHSRWRTAMVVEELEPEIELERRLSQRYQRLDALVQERHRLQGEIGRLRRRLQNLRRGGKGPRRRGARGSGTVVDAAQRLEGKILELEAESGERAAVLRQLREAIERRFNRHWGKLFKCGEINSRFGHQVKDFACVYTSAVRNFLAYPESMYFRSPREIMPHEAGLDRE; this is encoded by the coding sequence ATGGCGTACCAGCGCTCACAATCGAACCACGCCTCGCTCCTCGAACTCCAAGCCGGGGAGAAGCAGATCCCCTACGCCCGGCGCGTCTTCGTGAACCGCAATCTGAAGATGGCGAGCATCCGCGCCATCGGCTTCGACATGGACCACACCCTGGCCGTGTACCGGAAGCTGCCCACAGAGACCTTGGCCTTCGAGGCCACCCGGGACAAGCTGATCGCCGAGAAGGGCTATCCCGAAAGCATCGCGAGCCTGCAGTACGATCCGCATCTGATCATCCGCGGCCTGGTGGTGGACAAGCTCCTGGGCAACGTCCTGAAGACGGACCAGTACAGCTACGTCGTCCGCCTGTACCACGGCACGCGCCAGGTCCCGAAAGAAGAACGGCGGCGGCTGTACCGCAACCGCCCCATCCGGCTCTCCAGCCCCAAGTACATGTCCATCGACACGCTCTTCGGCCTGCCCGAGGCGACCTTGTTCGCGCTGCTGGTGGATCACCTCGAGGCGCGGTCGCGCCGGCGGCTGGATTTCGTGCAGATCTACGACGACGTGCGGGAGTGCATCGACAGGGCCCACGCCGATGGCACCATCAAACGCGCCATCGTCGCCGCGCCGGGCCACTACATCGAGCGCCACCCGGAGCTGGCGCCGACCCTCGCAGCCTTCCGCGATCAGGGCAAGAAGCTGTTCCTGCTCACGAACTCCGAACCGCATTTCACCCAGCAGGTCATGAGCCATCTCCTCGACGGCGCGCTGCGCACCCTGCCGTCGTGGACCGACTACTTCACCGCCGTGGTGATGAGCGCGGGGAAGCCCGGCTTCTTTCGCGCCGTGAAACGGCCGCGACCCCTGCGCCGGGCGGAGCTGCGCGCTGCCGGCCTGCCGGGCGGCCACCTCCCGCCCATGCTCGCCGGCGGCGGCGCCCGGGGACTCGAGGCCCTGATCGAGCATGCGGGGGAAGAGATTCTCTACGTCGGCGACCACACCTTCGGCGACATCCTGCGGGCGAAGGCGCATTCCCGCTGGCGGACCGCGATGGTGGTGGAGGAGCTGGAGCCGGAGATCGAGCTGGAGCGCCGGCTGTCCCAGCGCTACCAGAGGCTGGATGCCCTGGTGCAGGAGCGGCACCGGCTCCAGGGGGAGATCGGTCGCCTGCGGCGGCGCCTGCAGAACCTGCGCCGGGGCGGCAAAGGGCCTCGTCGGCGGGGGGCCCGCGGCTCGGGCACGGTGGTGGACGCGGCCCAGCGCCTGGAAGGGAAGATCCTGGAGCTCGAAGCCGAGAGCGGAGAGCGGGCGGCGGTGCTCCGGCAGCTGCGCGAGGCCATCGAGCGCCGCTTCAACCGGCACTGGGGCAAGCTGTTCAAGTGCGGCGAGATCAACAGCCGCTTCGGGCACCAGGTGAAGGACTTCGCCTGTGTCTACACCAGCGCCGTTCGCAACTTCCTCGCCTACCCCGAGAGCATGTATTTTCGTTCTCCCCGTGAGATCATGCCCCACGAAGCGGGGCTGGACCGGGAGTGA
- a CDS encoding tetratricopeptide repeat protein gives MRLLAVVAVAAALFRLVYFVEVRDEPSFSLPQVDAADYHGRAQQVMRGEGLGPQAYYKAPAYSWFVGQVYRLTGPHPEAIYVLQMLGGVLLAGLVAQLGMRWCGPAVGVVAGLATGLYPRLVYYETQLLVEPAALVVSTLAVALLARTTRSWAVLAAGVLSGVALQLRPLNGLFVLALLLWLLHGADRRVERWRRSALLLAPVLLLLLPTLRHNRLATGRVVPISLNGGINFYIGNNLDYDDTVAIRPGLRWEELTQRFDSLDDPVQWEKNYYAAAWRSVRAAPLRHAALALKKVALVWSGREIDRNQDSAPLRQASRLLRGPGVSWAVLAIGGLVGLVLVGRQPPLWPPLPLLVWLQVLGVVAFFVTSRYRLCLVPWLALATGVAAVQSAGALWRREGRRLILLGVAFAAAALIVLPDWTGLERHSFGRPEFDRAMVLARRGEREAALSAYQKAVQQQPDDPDVVYRYGEHLELMGRRGEAIRAYAQAAALAPGSYKPCLSLGAAYMLEDSLDAAWTAFTEAERRGDPSGRTAYDMGLVRERQGRFEEAAALFERSLRRGDEKQEVAARHLAAARCLVRLQRAEAAEVHFRAAETMLRQPALVPLERAEAWLRAGEATRALALLQTVPGLDRNARGQAIRARALEVLGRRTEAEEAAQRALQLEPQSEAYRRLLQAIVTPR, from the coding sequence GTGCGCCTGCTCGCCGTCGTCGCCGTGGCTGCGGCGCTGTTCCGCCTCGTCTACTTCGTCGAGGTGCGGGACGAACCGAGCTTCTCGCTGCCGCAGGTGGACGCGGCGGATTATCACGGCCGCGCCCAGCAGGTGATGCGCGGCGAAGGTCTGGGACCGCAAGCGTATTACAAGGCCCCGGCTTATTCCTGGTTCGTCGGACAGGTCTACCGCCTGACCGGTCCTCATCCCGAAGCGATCTACGTCTTGCAGATGCTGGGCGGCGTTCTCCTCGCCGGCCTGGTGGCGCAGCTGGGAATGCGGTGGTGCGGCCCGGCGGTCGGTGTCGTTGCGGGCCTCGCTACCGGCCTCTACCCCCGGCTCGTCTACTACGAAACGCAGCTGCTGGTGGAGCCGGCGGCTCTCGTCGTTTCCACCCTCGCCGTGGCGCTCCTCGCCCGCACCACTCGCTCCTGGGCGGTTCTGGCGGCCGGGGTCCTCTCCGGGGTGGCGCTGCAGCTGCGCCCGCTCAACGGTCTCTTCGTCCTCGCGCTCCTCCTCTGGCTCCTGCACGGCGCGGACCGCAGAGTGGAGCGCTGGCGCCGCAGCGCGCTCCTCCTCGCTCCGGTGCTGTTGCTGCTCCTACCCACGCTGCGGCACAACCGGCTGGCGACGGGCCGGGTCGTGCCGATCTCCCTCAACGGCGGCATCAACTTCTACATCGGCAACAACCTGGATTACGACGACACCGTGGCGATCCGGCCGGGTCTCCGCTGGGAAGAGCTGACCCAGCGCTTCGACAGCCTCGATGATCCGGTGCAATGGGAGAAAAACTACTACGCCGCCGCCTGGCGCTCGGTGCGCGCTGCGCCACTGCGGCATGCGGCGCTCGCGCTCAAGAAAGTGGCTTTGGTTTGGAGTGGGCGCGAGATCGACCGCAACCAGGACTCGGCACCGCTCCGGCAGGCGTCGCGCTTGCTGCGCGGTCCGGGGGTCTCTTGGGCGGTGCTCGCCATCGGCGGCCTGGTGGGCCTGGTGCTGGTCGGGCGCCAGCCGCCACTCTGGCCGCCGTTGCCGCTGCTCGTCTGGTTGCAAGTCCTGGGTGTGGTGGCGTTTTTCGTCACCTCGCGCTATCGGCTCTGCCTCGTTCCCTGGCTCGCCCTCGCGACGGGAGTGGCGGCGGTGCAAAGCGCCGGCGCTTTGTGGCGCCGCGAGGGGCGCCGACTTATATTGCTCGGGGTCGCGTTTGCCGCCGCGGCCCTGATCGTCCTGCCCGATTGGACCGGTCTTGAGCGCCACTCCTTCGGACGCCCCGAATTCGATCGTGCCATGGTGCTGGCCCGCCGGGGCGAGCGAGAGGCCGCGCTTTCCGCCTACCAGAAGGCGGTGCAGCAGCAGCCCGACGATCCGGACGTGGTGTACCGTTATGGAGAGCACTTGGAGCTGATGGGCCGGCGCGGCGAGGCGATCCGCGCTTACGCGCAGGCGGCGGCGCTGGCGCCGGGCTCGTACAAGCCGTGCCTCTCCCTCGGAGCGGCCTACATGCTCGAGGACTCTCTCGACGCCGCTTGGACCGCGTTCACCGAGGCGGAGCGCCGCGGCGATCCTTCAGGGCGGACGGCCTACGACATGGGCCTGGTCCGGGAGCGTCAGGGCAGGTTCGAGGAGGCAGCGGCACTTTTCGAGCGCAGCCTGAGGCGAGGGGACGAGAAGCAGGAGGTGGCGGCGCGTCACCTGGCGGCGGCACGCTGCCTCGTGCGGCTCCAACGTGCCGAGGCGGCAGAAGTGCATTTCCGCGCCGCCGAGACGATGCTGCGGCAGCCTGCCCTCGTGCCTCTGGAGCGGGCCGAGGCCTGGTTGCGAGCTGGCGAAGCGACGCGGGCTCTGGCGCTCCTGCAGACAGTCCCGGGTCTGGACCGGAATGCGCGCGGGCAGGCCATCCGGGCGCGGGCTCTGGAAGTCCTGGGGCGAAGGACGGAGGCCGAGGAGGCGGCGCAGCGAGCGCTCCAACTGGAGCCGCAGTCCGAGGCCTATCGCCGGCTGCTGCAGGCGATCGTGACCCCACGCTGA
- a CDS encoding tetratricopeptide repeat protein, with product MALCLAGALGACAPAPDPGTTPSRAMELRAAAREASARGDDGACVALLEQAVALEPGGAEAWEELGRAREKRGDATGAVQAYEAAIVAAPQRYQAHLDLAILCMRSGMTGRARSELQEALDAAPGNASIHWNYGAALVQVGKPEEARQHLVAALRLDPSLGPAHAELGRVEALAGHTQQALAHFAQAESLGVHSAIFHANWGLALLQGDSPDAAADQLRQAVAADSTQAAWWNHLGVAELQAGRQAPAEGSFRTALSLAPEDDVRFNLANLLVQAGRNAEAEALLSPPPQRADLLALRGLALRGLGRSTEARDCLAAAAGKAPRDVNVLNNYGVLLAETGDVPGALEVWRRVLAIEPANQTAQENLKARGGGAATAPRGPQHGP from the coding sequence ATGGCACTCTGTCTGGCTGGAGCGCTCGGCGCCTGCGCTCCGGCGCCGGATCCAGGGACGACGCCATCGCGCGCCATGGAGCTCCGGGCCGCGGCGCGGGAAGCGAGCGCCCGGGGAGACGACGGGGCTTGCGTGGCCCTCCTCGAGCAGGCCGTGGCGCTCGAGCCCGGTGGGGCGGAAGCCTGGGAGGAGCTGGGACGAGCCCGCGAGAAACGGGGGGATGCGACGGGGGCCGTGCAGGCCTACGAAGCTGCCATCGTCGCTGCGCCGCAGCGCTACCAAGCGCACTTGGATCTGGCCATTCTCTGTATGCGAAGCGGGATGACGGGGCGCGCCCGGAGCGAGCTGCAGGAAGCCTTGGACGCGGCGCCCGGGAACGCCTCGATCCACTGGAACTACGGCGCGGCGTTGGTGCAGGTGGGGAAGCCGGAGGAAGCGCGGCAGCATCTGGTGGCAGCGCTGCGCCTCGATCCAAGCCTGGGTCCGGCGCACGCGGAGCTCGGCCGGGTGGAGGCCCTCGCCGGCCACACCCAGCAGGCGCTGGCGCATTTCGCCCAGGCCGAGAGCCTCGGTGTCCACTCCGCGATCTTCCATGCCAATTGGGGACTTGCCCTCTTGCAAGGGGATAGCCCTGATGCGGCGGCGGACCAGCTCCGCCAAGCGGTCGCCGCCGACTCGACCCAGGCCGCGTGGTGGAACCATTTGGGGGTGGCGGAGTTGCAAGCCGGCCGGCAGGCCCCGGCGGAGGGCTCTTTCCGCACGGCGCTGTCGCTCGCACCCGAGGACGACGTGCGCTTCAACCTGGCCAACCTGCTGGTGCAAGCCGGAAGGAACGCCGAGGCCGAAGCGCTACTCAGCCCGCCACCGCAGCGCGCCGATCTGCTCGCACTGCGGGGCCTGGCGCTCCGCGGCCTGGGGCGCTCGACCGAAGCGCGGGACTGTCTGGCGGCCGCGGCCGGCAAGGCGCCGCGGGACGTGAACGTGCTGAACAACTACGGTGTACTCTTGGCAGAGACGGGGGACGTGCCGGGGGCGTTGGAGGTGTGGCGGCGGGTGCTCGCGATCGAGCCGGCGAACCAGACCGCCCAGGAGAACTTGAAGGCGCGCGGCGGTGGCGCTGCCACCGCACCGAGAGGACCGCAGCATGGACCGTAA
- the glpX gene encoding class II fructose-bisphosphatase, with the protein MDRNLALELVRVTEAAALSAARWMGKGDGLQADGAAFEAMRKALAAVALRAHVCVGRPSLSGDDAFTEGRTIGDHDEANKGLDLAVDPLECIDSVATGRYNAMSVVAVNTDRTFLQGASGLYMDKIAVGPDAAGRIDLAASPLENLVNIASAKRCYVEDLTVAILERERHAGLIRQVREAGSRIHLIADGDLAASVATAIGDSGVDVLMGIGSALSAVLAAAALACVGGDMQCRLVPVNAGDEERIRALAGGSARRKYGLQELVGDGSVMFAATGITEGDVLRGVHFRKGGAATHSVVMRRRSGTIRFIHANHFFERKPRY; encoded by the coding sequence ATGGACCGTAACCTGGCGCTGGAACTAGTGCGGGTCACTGAAGCGGCGGCGCTCTCCGCGGCACGCTGGATGGGCAAGGGCGACGGTTTGCAAGCCGACGGGGCGGCCTTCGAGGCGATGCGCAAGGCGCTCGCCGCGGTGGCGTTGCGGGCCCACGTCTGTGTCGGCCGGCCGTCGCTCTCCGGCGACGACGCCTTCACCGAAGGGCGCACGATCGGTGACCACGACGAAGCCAACAAGGGCCTCGATCTGGCGGTGGATCCGCTCGAGTGCATCGACAGCGTCGCCACCGGGCGCTACAACGCCATGAGCGTGGTCGCGGTGAACACCGACCGCACTTTCCTGCAGGGCGCCTCGGGCCTCTACATGGACAAGATCGCCGTCGGTCCGGATGCGGCGGGTCGCATCGATCTCGCCGCCTCGCCGCTGGAGAACCTGGTGAACATCGCTTCGGCGAAGCGTTGCTACGTCGAGGATCTCACCGTGGCGATCCTGGAGCGGGAGCGCCACGCGGGCCTCATTCGCCAGGTGCGGGAGGCGGGGTCGCGGATCCACCTCATCGCCGACGGCGATCTGGCCGCCTCGGTGGCGACGGCGATCGGGGATTCCGGCGTCGACGTGCTCATGGGCATCGGCTCGGCGCTGTCGGCGGTGCTGGCGGCCGCGGCGCTGGCCTGCGTCGGCGGCGACATGCAATGCCGCCTCGTGCCGGTGAACGCCGGGGACGAGGAACGCATCCGGGCGCTCGCCGGCGGATCGGCCCGGCGCAAGTATGGCTTGCAGGAACTGGTGGGAGACGGCAGCGTCATGTTCGCCGCCACCGGCATCACCGAGGGCGACGTGCTGCGAGGCGTGCACTTCCGCAAGGGCGGGGCGGCGACGCATTCCGTGGTCATGCGGCGCCGGTCGGGAACGATTCGTTTCATCCACGCGAACCACTTCTTCGAGCGCAAGCCGCGCTACTAG
- a CDS encoding SdrD B-like domain-containing protein: MDSTHALGKRLQAIPSWRALTLLWLLFLPLGCSDQIAPEGTPSGATAFQGNYDPSTGEIVFRLESPGGAPVPNLHLIATGIELDTAGLLHAQVAIRNTGSTTVPGPAGVGVWGFLPGSVYPVTPNCPAPNDSTPHPQGSAVPAVPADVPPLLCAFDHRGTYGDDGVLAGGETSDPVEWLFGGTGGESFAFHAEIMLEPEPPQSGTIAGNVFEDRNLNGQREIDEPGIAGVGVGVLVGDHERIAVTDDFGNYSFVLEEAGLYEVTLSLPAGLLPTTPTELHVLIVRLPDGNLSQFLHADFGLFREAPPEGELFITGFVYMDLDRNGVRDSNEAGIPDVGISASGLLCLSPIAAFARTDAHGFYRIRGSDIHCLLPWVVRREPVLGLVGTTPEQVILETRPPDGSNTFPVDFGLAPEDSTQEARTSIEGFVFWDLNQNGIRDADERGAAGAEVQLQIPCRMLPPTVTTNAAGYYSFPPEMVGLCPVTGVRLSAPAFRVYTTPNPAPVEIPTVPGFHLLHVSFGVAPEPK; encoded by the coding sequence ATGGACTCGACCCACGCCTTGGGGAAGCGGCTCCAGGCGATACCGTCATGGCGCGCGCTCACCCTGTTGTGGCTCCTTTTCCTTCCCCTGGGCTGCTCCGACCAGATCGCCCCGGAAGGAACGCCGTCCGGGGCCACCGCGTTCCAGGGCAACTACGACCCCTCCACGGGAGAGATCGTCTTCCGCCTCGAGTCGCCAGGCGGGGCGCCGGTGCCGAATCTCCATCTCATCGCCACCGGCATCGAGCTCGACACCGCGGGTCTGCTGCACGCGCAGGTGGCCATCCGCAACACCGGAAGCACAACGGTACCGGGGCCTGCCGGTGTGGGGGTCTGGGGCTTCCTGCCCGGGTCGGTCTACCCCGTGACCCCGAACTGCCCCGCCCCCAACGATTCGACCCCGCATCCTCAAGGCAGTGCCGTCCCCGCGGTTCCTGCGGACGTGCCACCGTTACTCTGCGCCTTCGATCACCGCGGCACCTACGGAGACGACGGCGTTCTCGCCGGGGGTGAGACCTCGGACCCGGTCGAGTGGCTCTTCGGCGGCACCGGGGGCGAGAGCTTCGCCTTCCATGCCGAGATCATGCTCGAGCCCGAACCGCCGCAGAGCGGCACGATCGCGGGCAACGTTTTCGAGGATCGCAATCTGAATGGCCAGCGCGAAATCGACGAGCCGGGCATCGCCGGCGTCGGCGTGGGGGTCTTGGTGGGCGACCACGAACGAATCGCGGTCACCGACGATTTCGGGAACTATTCCTTCGTGCTGGAGGAAGCAGGTCTGTACGAGGTGACGCTGAGCCTGCCCGCCGGCCTGCTCCCGACGACACCGACGGAGCTGCACGTCCTCATCGTCCGCCTGCCCGACGGCAACCTCTCCCAATTCCTGCACGCCGATTTCGGCCTGTTCCGGGAGGCGCCGCCGGAGGGGGAGCTCTTCATCACCGGCTTCGTCTACATGGATCTCGACCGCAACGGCGTGCGCGACAGCAACGAGGCGGGCATCCCGGATGTCGGCATCTCGGCGAGTGGCCTGCTCTGCCTCAGTCCCATCGCCGCCTTCGCGCGCACCGATGCCCACGGCTTCTATCGGATCCGTGGCAGCGACATTCACTGCCTGCTGCCCTGGGTCGTGCGCCGCGAGCCAGTGCTCGGCCTCGTCGGCACGACGCCCGAGCAGGTGATCCTGGAAACGCGCCCGCCCGACGGCAGCAACACCTTCCCGGTCGACTTCGGTCTCGCCCCCGAGGACTCGACGCAGGAGGCGAGGACCAGCATCGAGGGCTTCGTCTTCTGGGATCTGAATCAGAACGGAATCCGTGACGCCGACGAAAGAGGAGCAGCGGGCGCGGAAGTGCAACTCCAGATTCCGTGCCGCATGCTTCCGCCCACGGTGACCACGAACGCTGCGGGTTACTATTCCTTCCCGCCAGAAATGGTGGGGCTATGTCCGGTCACCGGCGTCCGGCTGTCGGCGCCGGCGTTCCGCGTCTACACCACGCCGAACCCGGCGCCGGTGGAGATCCCGACCGTGCCCGGATTCCATCTCCTGCACGTGTCCTTCGGGGTGGCTCCGGAGCCGAAGTAG